The Calliopsis andreniformis isolate RMS-2024a chromosome 5, iyCalAndr_principal, whole genome shotgun sequence nucleotide sequence GGACCGATAAAGATCATATTACGCGGTCTGCGGATTCTTTTCGCAAAGAACTCGAAGCCTCGCGTATAACACTTCGGAAATCCTCGTAAatgttctgcgatggaaaatcaaATTCCCAAGTTCGTTCAGTGGCCGTCGTCAATCTTTCACTTGGGTTAAGAGGTGTTTACCTCGATGCCTGGTAGCTCCTACTTCCGACTCGCGAGACGTACAATTGCTCTATGATTCAAGACGACAGAGTCGAAAAACCGATCATCGAATGGGACGTCAAAAACAATGAGAAGAAAGTATACCGAAGATGACAAATGGCGAATTAAAACTGTTCAAGAATCGACGAGGAATCCGAGGGTTAAGACCTAAAAGATCGACGCAGCAATCTAAAGACGACGATCCATGTGACGAGGCGATTCTTTTCCTTACTCGTGAACAGCAGCAGAGATGCAGAACCGCGGGTGGAATCGCAATCGTCACGGTGGCACACGCGATTCGACTTGGCTCGACGCGACACAACGCAGCacagcgcggcgcggcgcggcacaACGCGACACAACGAGCGACGTCCTCGAGTGAAAGTTCGCGTCGCGGATGGCCGATGCCGACTACGAAAGCTCGACGTCGCGCCAGTTTGGGTCTGTGCGCCGGTAGGTCGTGCACCTGGGCGCGTGCGCGTTGCGAGTAGAACAGGTGCAAAATGCACGCGGCCCTCCGACTCCGACAAGCTCGATCCGCGTGGAGCGGCGCCGAGGAACGGTTGCCCACGGGCATCCAAGGCCGCCCACGACCACCGTCCGATCTTTGTCTTTCAAATCGATCGGTGGACCTTTGTCTTTATCGGCAACAGGGCCTCGGATTGTAACACACTCGACAGAATTCACGCGCACCCCACTTCCTTCAGGTGCTTTCGTGTGATGGGATTAAAAGACATTCGTGTCTAGCTGATAGGGAGAGCGTCTTTAcgatagtggatcaacgccttctATCGTTTTCTTGACAATAATGTCGTTATGAGATACCGAAACTGAGATTGATACTCCGAGCTATATTCATAGTTTCTTGGAATTACAGTATTGTTTTGGTATAAGCCCATGAGTTGGAATTGATCAAAAGTTAGGGAACTTGGGAAACTCATTTGTAAGATCCATTTATGCACTCACCAAGGGAAGCATGAGTGTACCATCGAACTTGTGTGTATTGAGATAATACTGTaggaagtatttatatttaagtaagatcttatttattttgtagtaacTGTTATAAAAGGTTCAAGAGATTAATTAAGAGTGAAAGATGAGGGAAATCTATTAAGAGGATCTTGCTTGAATGTAGAACAAGTGCTCTTATGCAAGAAGTTatattgtgcttatattgtgctttagaaTTAATTTTATTGTAATGTGTAGCATTCATTGATTATTTGTAATTATAATTAGTAA carries:
- the LOC143179587 gene encoding uncharacterized protein LOC143179587, translating into MSFNPITRKHLKEVGQRSTDRFERQRSDGGRGRPWMPVGNRSSAPLHADRACRSRRAACILHLFYSQRARAQVHDLPAHRPKLARRRAFVVGIGHPRRELSLEDVARCVALCRAAPRCAALCRVEPSRIACATVTIAIPPAVLHLCCCSRRWPRERLQIFLAGFVKKDERISVENIFKLVEGRITSVARVLFSRAGSRNSWKLRFRVRSALTTTTRRKS